A single region of the Anguilla rostrata isolate EN2019 chromosome 11, ASM1855537v3, whole genome shotgun sequence genome encodes:
- the cttnbp2nlb gene encoding CTTNBP2 N-terminal like b isoform X2: MNMDKLSQPELLTLFSILEGELEARDLVIEALRAQQRDAFVQERYGRYDLSDPFLALQRDGEAAGGRGRAERAGPAACPNPLAVLKLVMAHCKRMQERMMGQLAAVESRHRKVIADLEEEKRRHAQDTAEGDDVTYMLEKERERLLQQLDFEQAQVQRLEKEQQRLWGQAEQERHRASAQAREEGQRVAELGRRLEEARAAGEALRGELEEERRRAQQKEARAERQLAELDTEREQLRARLRREEGRSRQLREELEGLRQEAAALRGGEGGGGAPAGAGGKAEAPSRSSETDGGERSPSGTPVQLRVNGHHAPKEGQAPPENGLENGTPLSPATPHPHPQLHPSLSPCSTASSSLASSPCSSPVLAKRLAATPAGSPGFQSPYQASVNQRFQAARHKFQTQAELEQHQQGGGSGPQSPRDLSPTTTPPPPPPPEHSAAKQLARNTVTQVLSRFTCQQGGNKPPAPNNSPFGTDYRSLASPTKGPATSPLSAGVRSPTVARSEKVHPPPIPTKKPGLSPSPASPTAASRASPFPELSGSCGLSSGQEGAKELDLVMSSTS, translated from the exons ATGAACATGGACAAGCTGAGCCAGCCGGAGCTGCTGACCCTCTTCAGCATTTTGGAGGGGGAACTGGAGGCACGGGACCTGGTGATAGAGGCTCTGAGG GCCCAGCAGCGGGACGCCTTCGTGCAGGAGCGCTACGGGCGCTACGACCTCAGCGACCCCTTCCTGGCGCTGCAGCGGGACGGcgaggcggcgggggggcggggccgggccgaGAGGGCGGGGCCCGCGGCCTGCCCGAACCCCCTGGCCGTGCTGAAGCTGGTCATGGCGCACTGCAAGAGGATGCAGGAGAGGATGATGGGACAGCTGGCGGCCGTGGAGAGCCGGCACAGGAAG GTCATCGcagacctggaggaggagaagcggCGGCATGCGCAGGACACAGCAGAGGGGGACGACGTCACCTACATgctggaaaaggagagagagcggctccTGCAGCAG CTGGACTTTGAGCAGGCGCAGGTGCAGCGGCTGGAGAAGGAGCAGCAGCGGCTGTGGGGCCAGGCGGAGCAGGAGCGCCACCGGGCCAGCGCCCAGGCGCGGGAGGAGGGCCAGCGCGTGGCCGAGCTGGGCCGGAGGCTGGAGGAGGCGCGGGCGGCGGGGGAGGCCCTGCggggggagctggaggaggagcggcggCGGGCGCAGCAGAAGGAGGCGCGGGCCGAGCGGCAGCTGGCCGAGCTGGACACCGAGCGCGAGCAGCTCCGCGCGCGGCTGCGCCgggaggaggggcggagccggCAGCtcagggaggagctggagggaCTGCGCCAGGAAGCCGCCGCCCTGAggggcggagagggagggggaggagccccggcgggggcgggggggaaggccGAGGCGCCGAGCAGGAGCAGCGAGACGGACGGCGGCGAGAGGTCGCCCAGCGGAACGCCCGTCCAGCTCAGAGTGAACGGCCACCACGCCCCCAAGGAGGGCCAGGCTCCGCCGGAGAACGGGCTGGAGAACGGGACCCCGCtctcccccgccaccccccacccccacccccagcttcaccccagcctctccccctgcagcaccgcctcctcctccctcgcctcctccccctgctcctcccccgTCCTGGCCAAGCGTCTGGCGGCCACGCCCGCCGGCAGCCCGGGCTTCCAGTCGCCCTACCAGGCCAGCGTGAACCAGCGCTTCCAGGCCGCGCGCCACAAGTTCCAGACCCAGGCGGAGCTGGAGCAGCACCAGCAAGGGGGGGGCAGCGGCCCGCAATCCCCCCGCGAcctctcccccaccaccacccccccgccgcccccgcccccggagCACAGCGCCGCCAAGCAGCTGGCCCGCAACACCGTCACCCAGGTGCTGTCGCGCTTCACCTGCCAGCAGGGCGGCAACAAACCGCCCGCCCCCAACAACTCTCCCTTCGGCACCGACTACCGCAGCCTAGCCTCCCCCACCAAGGGCCCCGCCACCAGCCCCCTGTCCGCCGGCGTCAGGTCCCCGACCGTCGCCCGGTCCGAGAAGGTCCACCCTCCTCCCATACCCACCAAAAAGCCCGGCCTGTCCCCGTCCCCGGCATCCCCCACCGCGGCCAGCCGGGCCAGTCCCTTCCCAGAACTCTCCGGAAGCTGCGGGCTCAGCAGCGGCCAGGAGGGAGCCAAAGAGCTCGACCTGGTCATGTCCTCCACCAGCTAA
- the cttnbp2nlb gene encoding CTTNBP2 N-terminal like b isoform X1, with the protein MGKIKEAGTGRMKESRMNMDKLSQPELLTLFSILEGELEARDLVIEALRAQQRDAFVQERYGRYDLSDPFLALQRDGEAAGGRGRAERAGPAACPNPLAVLKLVMAHCKRMQERMMGQLAAVESRHRKVIADLEEEKRRHAQDTAEGDDVTYMLEKERERLLQQLDFEQAQVQRLEKEQQRLWGQAEQERHRASAQAREEGQRVAELGRRLEEARAAGEALRGELEEERRRAQQKEARAERQLAELDTEREQLRARLRREEGRSRQLREELEGLRQEAAALRGGEGGGGAPAGAGGKAEAPSRSSETDGGERSPSGTPVQLRVNGHHAPKEGQAPPENGLENGTPLSPATPHPHPQLHPSLSPCSTASSSLASSPCSSPVLAKRLAATPAGSPGFQSPYQASVNQRFQAARHKFQTQAELEQHQQGGGSGPQSPRDLSPTTTPPPPPPPEHSAAKQLARNTVTQVLSRFTCQQGGNKPPAPNNSPFGTDYRSLASPTKGPATSPLSAGVRSPTVARSEKVHPPPIPTKKPGLSPSPASPTAASRASPFPELSGSCGLSSGQEGAKELDLVMSSTS; encoded by the exons ATGGGGAAAATTAAGGAAGCTGGAACTGGGCGTATGAAG GAATCCAGGATGAACATGGACAAGCTGAGCCAGCCGGAGCTGCTGACCCTCTTCAGCATTTTGGAGGGGGAACTGGAGGCACGGGACCTGGTGATAGAGGCTCTGAGG GCCCAGCAGCGGGACGCCTTCGTGCAGGAGCGCTACGGGCGCTACGACCTCAGCGACCCCTTCCTGGCGCTGCAGCGGGACGGcgaggcggcgggggggcggggccgggccgaGAGGGCGGGGCCCGCGGCCTGCCCGAACCCCCTGGCCGTGCTGAAGCTGGTCATGGCGCACTGCAAGAGGATGCAGGAGAGGATGATGGGACAGCTGGCGGCCGTGGAGAGCCGGCACAGGAAG GTCATCGcagacctggaggaggagaagcggCGGCATGCGCAGGACACAGCAGAGGGGGACGACGTCACCTACATgctggaaaaggagagagagcggctccTGCAGCAG CTGGACTTTGAGCAGGCGCAGGTGCAGCGGCTGGAGAAGGAGCAGCAGCGGCTGTGGGGCCAGGCGGAGCAGGAGCGCCACCGGGCCAGCGCCCAGGCGCGGGAGGAGGGCCAGCGCGTGGCCGAGCTGGGCCGGAGGCTGGAGGAGGCGCGGGCGGCGGGGGAGGCCCTGCggggggagctggaggaggagcggcggCGGGCGCAGCAGAAGGAGGCGCGGGCCGAGCGGCAGCTGGCCGAGCTGGACACCGAGCGCGAGCAGCTCCGCGCGCGGCTGCGCCgggaggaggggcggagccggCAGCtcagggaggagctggagggaCTGCGCCAGGAAGCCGCCGCCCTGAggggcggagagggagggggaggagccccggcgggggcgggggggaaggccGAGGCGCCGAGCAGGAGCAGCGAGACGGACGGCGGCGAGAGGTCGCCCAGCGGAACGCCCGTCCAGCTCAGAGTGAACGGCCACCACGCCCCCAAGGAGGGCCAGGCTCCGCCGGAGAACGGGCTGGAGAACGGGACCCCGCtctcccccgccaccccccacccccacccccagcttcaccccagcctctccccctgcagcaccgcctcctcctccctcgcctcctccccctgctcctcccccgTCCTGGCCAAGCGTCTGGCGGCCACGCCCGCCGGCAGCCCGGGCTTCCAGTCGCCCTACCAGGCCAGCGTGAACCAGCGCTTCCAGGCCGCGCGCCACAAGTTCCAGACCCAGGCGGAGCTGGAGCAGCACCAGCAAGGGGGGGGCAGCGGCCCGCAATCCCCCCGCGAcctctcccccaccaccacccccccgccgcccccgcccccggagCACAGCGCCGCCAAGCAGCTGGCCCGCAACACCGTCACCCAGGTGCTGTCGCGCTTCACCTGCCAGCAGGGCGGCAACAAACCGCCCGCCCCCAACAACTCTCCCTTCGGCACCGACTACCGCAGCCTAGCCTCCCCCACCAAGGGCCCCGCCACCAGCCCCCTGTCCGCCGGCGTCAGGTCCCCGACCGTCGCCCGGTCCGAGAAGGTCCACCCTCCTCCCATACCCACCAAAAAGCCCGGCCTGTCCCCGTCCCCGGCATCCCCCACCGCGGCCAGCCGGGCCAGTCCCTTCCCAGAACTCTCCGGAAGCTGCGGGCTCAGCAGCGGCCAGGAGGGAGCCAAAGAGCTCGACCTGGTCATGTCCTCCACCAGCTAA